The DNA window CCCCCAGTGCCAGCTCCATGTCTTCGATCAGGAGATCAAAGTTCTGCACATCGCGACTGACTGTGCAGGCTACGATCAGCGATGTATCGGGTTGTGGCATTGTACTGCTCATTGCCTCGTCGTCCTCTTTGTTCAAAGGGCGGGCAGAGCGTAAACGGGCATATGTTAATATTCGCCCACCATACTCCGGCACAGCCCTCGCCCGGCATCGCCGGACATACGTGTCCCATTGCAGGTAAAGTCGCAGTCAATCTGGGCGAGATTAGGGCTTAATCCGCCCAATTGTTGGGTATCTCGACACAATGATCCCCGGATGGAATGCTTTGTCTGACGGCCCCGGGCACGGCCTGTTCCGGGCCTACTGCGCGTCCGCTGATGCGGATCGCAGCAGGCGGCCAATTGCAGCTGGATAAAAGAGCAGGGGCCACGGACGGAAAAAGGGCGGATCCACCGGACCCGCCCTTTGATTTTGTAACTGCGTCAGACGCTGGTTTAATCGCCGCTGTCTACTTCGTTGACAGTCGGAACCTGCGTCGCACTGCCAACATACTCGTTGTAGATGACGTTGGCGTACTTGCCGTCGAGGCGGCCATCGCAATGGACGCGGTAGATCTTGCGGCCCGGCGTGCTTGCCGGATCGAGAACGACAACCGGATCTGCAAGGTGGCTGCCGTATTTGCCACCTTTGCCCGCACCAAGCCCGTTCGTCATACAGGCCTGCACCATCATGTTGTGCATTGTCGCATCGCCGAAGTTGCCGTTATCAAGCTGGCTGCCTGCAGGGTAGGCACAGGCGGAGAGTGTTGCGAGACACAGTCCCAGGGCCGTTGCGCGGGTTTTGTTTATTGTCACGTGTTTCATCTGATCACTCCATCACGTAGCCGTAGGAACCGCTGAAGTCCTGCTTGGCAACTTCACCTGCTGCGCCGGCATTGCGAATGACGCGGCCATTGAGAAACAGGTCTGCTTCGCTGGGTGCACGGATCCGGTCAGTTGACAGTGCCAGTGCTTCACCACGTGTCGGCGACACAAGATGGGCTGTGATGATGATCACCAGCTCAGTCTGTGAGCGCTGATAGTCGGCGCTGCGGAACAGGGCACCAAGGACAGGCACATCGCCCAGCCACGGAACCTGCGTTGCAGAGTCGGTGAAGTCATCCTGAAGAAGGCCCGCAATCGCAAAGCTTTCCCCGTCGTCCATCTCAACCGTGGTCGAGGTTTCGCGGCGGGTGAAGGCGTCGATCGAGATGCCGTTTGCCAGTGAGATGCCGTTTGCCGTGTCGATAGAAGACACCGCAGCCGCCAACTGCAGGTTGATGGTATCGCCGTCCACGACGCGGGGCACAAAGTTGAGCTCAATACCGAAGGGCTTGAATTCAACCGAGATTGTGTCGTTGTCCTGAGCGACCGGTACCGGATATTCACCACCGGCGAGGAAGTTGGCTTCCTGACCCGAGAGTGCTACCAGGTTTGGCTCCGCAAGGGTGCGAACAGCACCTTTACGCTCCAGAGCTTCAAGCAGGACGCCGACTTCGACGGATCCGAGGCTGAAGCCTACGTTCAGTGCACCCGCGGGAGCACCACCGGAGACGCCACCCACACCGAGGAAGCTGCCGTCTGTGCCGTTGATACCGATCGATGCGCCGAGCGATTTCGACACCGTGCGGTTCATTTCAGCAAAGCGGACCTTAAGCTGCACCTGCTGAACACCGCCAACCGTCATCAGGTTGGAGACGCGGTCAGGCGCATAGCGGTTTGCCAGTTCCAGGGCCCGTGAGAGCTTCTGGCTGCTGGACACAAGACCCGACAGCACGATGCCGTCGTTTGCTGTGCGTACTTCGATGCGCTCTCCGGGAAGGATCTGCTGGAGACGCTCTTTGAACTCGGTCACATCCGGGGCGACCCGGACTTCAACATTGGTAATAAGCTGTCCCGCAGCGTCCAGAAGCGTCAGCGTCGTGATCCCGGGCGCTTTGCCCAGAACATAGATGCTGCGATCCGAAAGCGACGAGATGTCTGCGATACCCGGGTTTGCGATGCTGAGTTCAGCGAAAGGAATCTCGCTTTCAACAACAACCGCCCGGTTCATGGATACGTTAAGTGAAGAGTTAGTTTCCTTCGCAATCACGCGCAGAGTATCAGCAGTTGCTGATCCTGTACCCGTGAAAGCAACCGGACTAACACTGATGGCCAGCCCGAGAAGGGCCGCTTTCAATATTCCGTTGTTTTTCATGTGACCTGCCCTTTTTGTCACGCCTCGTTTCCGGGTCTTTAAGCCCGCATGTGGATTACTCTGCGTCGGTTTTAGTTTTTTTTCAATAATCAATGGGTTCTGACACACAGCTTATGTGGGTAATTGGCAACAGACAGAACGAAGACAGGCGCCACACCGGGGTGCAGCGCCTGTATAAGGTCTTGGTTTTGTTTTAGTTTGTGCAGGGGATCGGAACCGATACGATCTCTTCACCTTTGCG is part of the Roseobacter ponti genome and encodes:
- a CDS encoding type II and III secretion system protein family protein translates to MKNNGILKAALLGLAISVSPVAFTGTGSATADTLRVIAKETNSSLNVSMNRAVVVESEIPFAELSIANPGIADISSLSDRSIYVLGKAPGITTLTLLDAAGQLITNVEVRVAPDVTEFKERLQQILPGERIEVRTANDGIVLSGLVSSSQKLSRALELANRYAPDRVSNLMTVGGVQQVQLKVRFAEMNRTVSKSLGASIGINGTDGSFLGVGGVSGGAPAGALNVGFSLGSVEVGVLLEALERKGAVRTLAEPNLVALSGQEANFLAGGEYPVPVAQDNDTISVEFKPFGIELNFVPRVVDGDTINLQLAAAVSSIDTANGISLANGISIDAFTRRETSTTVEMDDGESFAIAGLLQDDFTDSATQVPWLGDVPVLGALFRSADYQRSQTELVIIITAHLVSPTRGEALALSTDRIRAPSEADLFLNGRVIRNAGAAGEVAKQDFSGSYGYVME